From the Gemmatimonadales bacterium genome, the window ATGATTTCGTCCGCCTTCGACTTCGGGACTTCCTCGTAGTGCGAGAACTGCATCGAGTACACCGCCCGCCCCTGGCTCATCGAGCGCAGGGTGGTCGAGTACCCGAACATCTCCGCCAGCGGCACCGAGGCTCCGATGACGTGCGCGTCGGCGCGCTGCGTCATCCCCCCGATGCGGCCGCGGCGGCTGCTGAGGTCGCCCATCACGTCGCCCAGGTACTCGCCGGGCACCACGACCTCCACGTCCATCACCGGCTCGAGCAGCACGGGCTTGGCCAGGCGCGCCGCCTCCTTGAACGCCATGGAGCCCGCGATCTTGAACGCCATCTCGCTCGAGTCCACGTCGTGATACGAGCCGTCCACCAGCTCCACCTTCACGTCCACCACCGGGTAGCCCGCCAGCACCCCGTTCTCGAGCGCCTCGGTGATGCCCGCCTCCACCGGCCGGATGAACTCCTTGGGGATGACGCCGCCGACGATCTTGTCCTCGAACACGAACCCCGCGCCCTTCTCCGACGGCTCGAGGTTGATGACCACGTGGCCGTACTGGCCGTGGCCGCCCGTCTGCCGGACGAACCGGCCCTCGATGTCGGTCACGCGGTTGCGGATCGTCTCGCGGTAGGCCACCTGCGGCCGGCCCACGTTGGCGTCCACCTTGAACTCGCGCTTCATCCGGTCGACGATGATCTCGAGGTGCAGCTCGCCCATGCCCGAGATGATCGTCTGCCCCGTCTCGTGGTCCACGTGGACCCGGAAGGAGGGGTCCTCCTCGGCCAGCTTCTGCAGCGCGGTGCCCAGCTTGTCCTGGTCGGCCTTGGTCTTGGGCTCGATCGCGACGTCGATCACCGGCTCGGGGAACCGCATCGCCTCGAGGATGATCGCGTCCTCCGCGTCGCACAGCGTGTCGCCGGTCTTGGTGTCCCGCAGCCCGATGACCGCGGCGATGTCGCCGGCGCGCACTTCCTCGATCTCCTCGCGCTTGTTGGCGTGCATCTGGAGCAGCCGGGCCACCCGCTCCTTGCGGTCCCGCACCGGGTTGTAGATGTAGGAGCCGGAGTCCAGCACGCCGGAGTACACGCGGATGAACGTCAGCTTCCCGACGAACGGGTCGGTCATGATCTTGAACGCCAGCGCCGCGAACGGCGCGTCGTCCTTCGCCTCGCGGCAGGCGTGCGACTCGCTGTGGTACTGGAGGTGCCCCTCGACGGGCTTGATGTCCGCCGGGCTGGGCAGGTAGTCCACCATCCCGTCCAGCAGCGGCTGCACGCCCTTGTTCTTGGCGGCGGCGCCGCAGAAGATCGGCACCAGCCCGTGGCCGATCGTCGCCTTCCGGATGGCGCGCCGCACGTCGGCGTCCGACAGGTCGTGCGCGCCGAGGTACTTCTCCAGCAGCTCGTCGTCCGACTCGACGGCCGCCTCGATCAGCTCGTGGCGCAGGGCCTCCACCCGCTCCTTCATGGACGCGGGCACCGGGCCCTCGACGAACTGCTGGCCGAGCGACTTCTCGTCGTAGATGATCTCGACCCGCCGCACCACGTCCACCACGCCGGTGAACAGGTCGCCCGCGCCGAGC encodes:
- the fusA gene encoding elongation factor G, whose translation is MARNTPLERVRNIGIMAHIDAGKTTTTERILYYTGRTYKLGEVDDGTATMDWMEQEQERGITITSAATTTEWKRDGQLYQVNIIDTPGHVDFTIEVERSLRVLDGAIAVFCAVGGVEPQSETVWRQADKYAVPRIAFVNKMDRTGADFDNVVAEIRQKLGARAFPVQIPLGAGDLFTGVVDVVRRVEIIYDEKSLGQQFVEGPVPASMKERVEALRHELIEAAVESDDELLEKYLGAHDLSDADVRRAIRKATIGHGLVPIFCGAAAKNKGVQPLLDGMVDYLPSPADIKPVEGHLQYHSESHACREAKDDAPFAALAFKIMTDPFVGKLTFIRVYSGVLDSGSYIYNPVRDRKERVARLLQMHANKREEIEEVRAGDIAAVIGLRDTKTGDTLCDAEDAIILEAMRFPEPVIDVAIEPKTKADQDKLGTALQKLAEEDPSFRVHVDHETGQTIISGMGELHLEIIVDRMKREFKVDANVGRPQVAYRETIRNRVTDIEGRFVRQTGGHGQYGHVVINLEPSEKGAGFVFEDKIVGGVIPKEFIRPVEAGITEALENGVLAGYPVVDVKVELVDGSYHDVDSSEMAFKIAGSMAFKEAARLAKPVLLEPVMDVEVVVPGEYLGDVMGDLSSRRGRIGGMTQRADAHVIGASVPLAEMFGYSTTLRSMSQGRAVYSMQFSHYEEVPKSKADEIITKMKG